The following proteins are co-located in the Alcaligenes faecalis genome:
- the lpxB gene encoding lipid-A-disaccharide synthase: MVAGEPSGDLLAARIIQGLRQGNPGVQVEGIGGPEMAAQQFHQYYPMDALTVFGYVEALKRIPGLVSTYLGMRNQWLRQRPDVFVGIDAPDFNLRLEHRLRQAGVPTVHFVGPSIWAWRYERIHKIREAVSHMLVLFPFETEIYEKEGIPVTYVGHPLAANIPLQPDKVDARRRLGLPESGRILGVLPGSRSSEVKMLSPRFLQAVQILQDQDPALMILVPMVNPKRRQEFEEALAQHPIRNLHIIDANTAGIRQPDSEGVVRPPAWTVMEASDAVLVASGTASLETALYKRPMVISYVLSPMMERIIRWKSGQDRPYVPWVGLPNVLARDFVVPELLQEDAEPQKLAQECWKALSDQSYVAHIEQVFTEMHLTLRRDTPSLAAEVILNMARA; encoded by the coding sequence ATGGTAGCGGGTGAGCCGTCGGGCGATTTGCTGGCGGCTCGCATTATTCAAGGGCTGCGTCAGGGCAATCCTGGCGTGCAGGTAGAAGGCATAGGCGGCCCCGAGATGGCCGCCCAGCAATTTCACCAATACTATCCCATGGACGCCTTGACGGTATTTGGTTACGTCGAGGCGCTCAAACGCATTCCGGGTCTGGTCTCCACCTATTTGGGCATGCGCAATCAATGGTTGCGGCAGCGTCCCGATGTGTTTGTGGGCATTGACGCCCCGGACTTCAATTTGCGCCTGGAGCATCGTTTGCGTCAGGCCGGTGTGCCCACGGTACATTTTGTGGGGCCCTCGATCTGGGCGTGGCGCTACGAGCGCATCCATAAAATCCGCGAAGCGGTGTCCCATATGCTGGTACTGTTTCCTTTCGAGACCGAGATCTACGAAAAGGAAGGTATTCCAGTGACCTATGTGGGTCACCCCTTGGCGGCGAATATTCCCTTGCAGCCGGATAAGGTTGACGCGCGTCGTCGCCTGGGTTTGCCCGAGAGTGGCCGTATTTTGGGCGTGTTGCCAGGTAGCCGCTCCTCCGAGGTCAAGATGCTGTCGCCGCGCTTCTTGCAGGCCGTACAGATCTTGCAGGACCAGGATCCGGCTCTGATGATTCTGGTGCCCATGGTCAATCCCAAGCGCCGTCAGGAGTTTGAAGAGGCGCTGGCTCAGCATCCCATCCGTAATTTGCACATTATTGATGCCAATACAGCGGGTATTCGTCAGCCGGACTCGGAAGGGGTGGTCCGTCCACCCGCCTGGACGGTCATGGAAGCCAGTGACGCGGTTTTGGTTGCCAGTGGTACTGCTAGTCTGGAAACGGCCTTGTACAAGCGTCCTATGGTTATTTCGTATGTGCTTAGCCCCATGATGGAGCGCATCATACGTTGGAAGTCTGGCCAGGATCGGCCTTATGTGCCCTGGGTCGGCTTGCCCAATGTGCTGGCACGCGACTTTGTCGTGCCCGAACTGCTGCAAGAAGATGCCGAACCTCAGAAGCTGGCGCAGGAATGCTGGAAAGCCTTGAGCGATCAGAGCTATGTGGCTCATATCGAGCAGGTCTTTACCGAGATGCATTTGACCTTGCGTCGGGACACACCCTCCTTGGCGGCTGAGGTCATTTTGAATATGGCGCGCGCATGA